Proteins encoded in a region of the Saccharothrix ecbatanensis genome:
- a CDS encoding rhamnogalacturonan lyase family protein, whose translation MKRLTKTSAVVTAATVLAAMVTTGVFAPAVHAATARYEAESAPATCDGAIATNHSGFSGTGFCDSTGTVGAAARFTVAATAAGSATLDIRYANGNAVGRPANVTVNGTVVHSATPFDSTGGWSAWATRTITVPLNAGSNTIALSATTAGGLANIDYLDVTTNGAAVGRRMESLGRGVVAVRSSSSAVLVSWRLLGLDPAGIGFNVYRSTAGGAAVKLNSSVLTGGTNFTDSTANLSQANSYHVRPVIGGAEQASSGAFTLTANHATEPVVRVPLRAGGVVKFLWVGDLDGDGEYDYVLDRQTSPQKIEAYRRDGRFLWQVDMGPNSTNQNNIEGGSSTINVGHNDGVTVQDLDSDGRAEVAVRIANGVTFGNGVRFTDSNNNRQHIAILDGMTGAPRATAPVPTDYLADGPMYARFGVGYLDGVNPSLVAFMKNRIGSGDFNLMFAAWRFTGNALTMQWKFLRGNQNLPDGHNTRIIDVDGDGKDEIVEIGFVLNGDGRLRYSLGPQGIVHGDRFHIADIDPSRPGLEGYGVQQNNPSGLRDYYYDAATGNIIWRHSASGTADVGRGMVGDIDPRHPGMEVWAFSGLYNASTNRLTQSSTSLQPWPQLGLYWDGDTTMELLNDGKFEKWNPTSPTTTNSVPRLLTTGNYGAVDAAQGNSPVIYGDIFGDWREEVLYTNAAFNELIIFTTNQPSNTRLYTLAHNPAYRNAMTFKGYMQSHHVDYFLGAGMATPPRPNITYQPR comes from the coding sequence ATGAAACGACTGACAAAGACGTCCGCCGTTGTAACCGCGGCGACCGTCCTGGCCGCCATGGTCACGACAGGAGTGTTCGCACCAGCCGTGCACGCCGCGACCGCCAGGTACGAGGCGGAGTCCGCGCCGGCCACCTGTGACGGGGCCATCGCGACGAACCACTCCGGCTTCTCCGGCACCGGCTTCTGCGACTCGACCGGCACGGTCGGGGCCGCCGCGCGGTTCACCGTCGCCGCGACCGCCGCCGGCAGCGCGACCCTGGACATCCGCTACGCCAACGGCAACGCCGTCGGCCGCCCCGCGAACGTCACCGTCAACGGGACTGTGGTGCACAGCGCCACCCCGTTCGACAGCACCGGCGGGTGGAGCGCCTGGGCCACCAGGACGATCACCGTCCCGCTGAACGCCGGCAGCAACACCATCGCCCTGTCCGCGACCACCGCCGGCGGCCTGGCGAACATCGACTACCTCGACGTCACCACCAACGGCGCCGCCGTGGGCAGGCGGATGGAGAGCCTGGGCCGCGGGGTCGTCGCCGTGCGTTCGAGCAGCAGCGCGGTGCTCGTCAGCTGGCGACTGCTGGGCCTCGACCCCGCCGGGATCGGGTTCAACGTCTACCGGTCCACCGCGGGTGGCGCGGCCGTCAAGCTGAACTCCTCCGTGCTGACCGGTGGCACGAACTTCACGGACTCGACGGCCAACCTGTCGCAGGCCAACAGCTACCACGTCCGGCCGGTGATCGGCGGTGCTGAGCAGGCTTCGAGCGGGGCGTTCACGCTGACCGCGAACCACGCGACCGAGCCGGTGGTGCGCGTGCCGCTGCGCGCGGGCGGCGTGGTGAAGTTCCTGTGGGTGGGCGACCTGGATGGTGACGGCGAGTACGACTACGTGCTCGACCGGCAGACGTCGCCGCAGAAGATCGAGGCCTACCGCCGTGACGGCCGGTTCCTCTGGCAGGTCGACATGGGCCCCAACAGCACCAACCAGAACAACATCGAGGGCGGCTCGTCCACGATCAACGTCGGCCACAACGACGGCGTCACCGTCCAGGACCTCGACAGCGACGGCCGTGCGGAAGTCGCGGTGCGGATCGCCAACGGCGTCACGTTCGGCAACGGCGTCAGGTTCACCGACAGCAACAACAACCGGCAGCACATCGCCATCCTCGACGGCATGACCGGCGCACCCCGCGCCACCGCCCCGGTGCCGACCGACTACCTGGCCGACGGCCCGATGTACGCGCGCTTCGGCGTCGGCTACCTCGACGGCGTCAACCCCAGCCTCGTGGCGTTCATGAAGAACCGGATCGGCAGCGGCGACTTCAACCTCATGTTCGCCGCCTGGAGGTTCACCGGCAACGCGCTGACCATGCAGTGGAAGTTCCTGCGCGGCAACCAGAACCTGCCCGACGGGCACAACACCCGCATCATCGACGTGGACGGCGACGGCAAGGACGAGATCGTCGAGATCGGGTTCGTGCTCAACGGCGACGGCCGCCTGCGCTACTCGCTCGGCCCGCAGGGCATCGTCCACGGCGACCGCTTCCACATCGCCGACATCGACCCGAGCCGTCCGGGGCTGGAGGGCTACGGGGTGCAGCAGAACAACCCCAGCGGCCTGCGCGACTACTACTACGACGCCGCCACCGGCAACATCATCTGGCGGCACTCCGCATCCGGCACCGCCGACGTCGGCCGCGGCATGGTCGGCGACATCGACCCCCGTCACCCCGGCATGGAGGTCTGGGCCTTCTCCGGGCTCTACAACGCGTCCACCAACCGGCTCACGCAGTCGAGCACGTCGTTGCAGCCCTGGCCGCAGTTGGGCCTGTACTGGGACGGCGACACCACGATGGAACTGCTGAACGACGGCAAGTTCGAGAAGTGGAACCCCACCAGCCCGACCACGACCAACAGCGTGCCGCGGCTGCTCACCACCGGGAACTACGGCGCGGTCGACGCGGCACAGGGCAACTCGCCCGTCATCTACGGCGACATCTTCGGCGACTGGCGCGAAGAAGTCCTGTACACCAACGCAGCCTTCAACGAGCTGATCATCTTCACGACGAACCAGCCGTCGAACACCAGGTTGTACACGTTGGCGCACAACCCCGCCTACCGCAACGCCATGACGTTCAAGGGCTACATGCAGTCGCACCACGTCGACTACTTCCTCGGCGCGGGCATGGCCACACCTCCCCGGCCGAACATCACCTACCAGCCGCGATAA
- a CDS encoding glycoside hydrolase family 27 protein yields MTPTRLRRRLLHLLTTAAAAAAVLLAPQAATAAPGSPALTPPLGWNSWNTFGCNISETLIRQATDAMVSSGMRAAGYQYVVVDDCWFDPNRDAQGNLRAHPTRFPSGMKALGDYIHSRGLKFGIYMAPTDRTCAQRVGNYPGSTGSGGREAQDARTFASWGVDYLKYDWCNPWGTRDEQVARFTAMRDALRATGRPIVYSINPNSLHAITGDKYNWGQVADLWRTTEDLLDIWQNGNTNSYPMGVGNVVDVTAPLAAQNGPGNWNDPDMLVVGRPGLTLTESRSHFALWALMAAPLMAGNDIRTMSGDVSAILRNPHLLAVNQDRSGAGGRRVRDDGATEVFAKPLSDGSVAVGLFNRGGGSATISTTAAQIGLSGGSFTATDLWTGSVFGTGGTISANVPAHGVAVFRISGGSTLPNTTSRLRGVGSGRCVDVDNASTAARATTLLWDCHNAANQLWTSWSTGEIRVFGTMCLDADNSGTANGTRVITWPCNGQANQRWTFNSDGSVRNVHAGLCLDANLAGTANGTALILWSCNGQANQRWARV; encoded by the coding sequence ATGACGCCCACTCGCTTGCGTAGACGACTGCTCCACCTCCTCACCACGGCTGCCGCAGCCGCAGCTGTCCTGCTAGCACCACAGGCCGCCACGGCCGCCCCCGGCAGCCCCGCGCTGACGCCCCCACTGGGCTGGAACTCGTGGAACACCTTCGGTTGCAACATCAGCGAAACCCTGATCCGCCAGGCGACCGACGCGATGGTGAGCTCCGGGATGCGGGCGGCCGGCTACCAGTACGTGGTGGTCGACGACTGCTGGTTCGACCCGAACCGCGACGCGCAGGGCAACCTGCGGGCGCACCCGACCCGCTTCCCGAGCGGGATGAAGGCGCTCGGTGACTACATCCACAGCCGCGGCTTGAAGTTCGGCATCTACATGGCCCCGACCGACCGCACCTGCGCGCAGCGCGTGGGCAACTACCCCGGTTCGACCGGCAGCGGCGGGCGCGAGGCGCAGGACGCCCGCACGTTCGCTTCGTGGGGCGTGGACTACCTCAAGTACGACTGGTGCAACCCCTGGGGCACCCGTGACGAGCAGGTCGCCCGGTTCACCGCGATGCGCGACGCCCTGCGCGCCACCGGCCGCCCGATCGTCTACAGCATCAACCCCAACAGCCTGCACGCCATCACCGGCGACAAGTACAACTGGGGCCAGGTCGCCGACCTGTGGCGCACCACCGAGGACCTGCTCGACATCTGGCAGAACGGCAACACCAACAGCTACCCCATGGGCGTGGGCAACGTCGTCGACGTCACCGCTCCCCTGGCCGCGCAGAACGGTCCGGGCAACTGGAACGACCCGGACATGCTCGTCGTCGGCAGGCCGGGCCTCACCCTCACCGAGTCCCGCTCGCACTTCGCGCTCTGGGCCCTGATGGCCGCGCCGCTCATGGCGGGCAACGACATCCGGACCATGTCCGGTGACGTCAGCGCGATCCTGCGCAACCCCCACCTGCTCGCGGTGAACCAGGACCGGTCGGGCGCGGGCGGACGCCGGGTCCGTGACGACGGCGCGACCGAGGTCTTCGCCAAGCCGTTGTCCGACGGTTCGGTCGCGGTCGGGTTGTTCAACCGGGGCGGTGGCAGCGCCACCATCTCCACCACGGCGGCGCAGATCGGTCTGTCGGGCGGGTCGTTCACCGCGACCGACCTGTGGACCGGCAGCGTCTTCGGCACCGGCGGCACCATCTCGGCGAACGTGCCCGCGCACGGTGTGGCCGTGTTCCGGATCAGTGGCGGCAGCACCCTCCCGAACACCACGAGCCGTCTTCGCGGTGTCGGTTCGGGCCGTTGCGTGGACGTGGACAACGCCTCCACCGCAGCCCGTGCGACGACCCTGCTCTGGGACTGCCACAACGCCGCCAACCAGCTGTGGACCAGCTGGAGCACGGGTGAGATCCGGGTCTTCGGCACCATGTGCCTCGACGCCGACAACTCGGGCACGGCGAACGGCACCAGGGTGATCACGTGGCCGTGCAACGGACAGGCCAACCAGCGCTGGACGTTCAACTCGGACGGCTCCGTCCGCAACGTCCACGCAGGCCTGTGCCTGGACGCCAACCTGGCGGGCACGGCCAACGGCACGGCGCTCATCCTGTGGTCCTGCAACGGGCAGGCCAATCAGCGGTGGGCCCGCGTCTGA